One genomic segment of Polyangiaceae bacterium includes these proteins:
- a CDS encoding flagellar hook basal-body protein: MSTGIWSAASGAVVQSYSLDIHANNVANATTPGFRSDRAVFRQELARATGSIGSNSMRYAVVRSSAPNLIAGSTSQTGRSLDVSLRDPDALFVVSTPKGERYTRAGSLQMSLDGTIVTREGHPYLGPDRKPIKVDPNAAAVGVAKDGSLVVDGVPGQRLLTVKFPEGALDKDSDVLLQARPGGPAPALVPADVEPETLELSNASAVSSMTGIVTASRQFEMLTRVIDAFSNIDRKAATDLMARR; the protein is encoded by the coding sequence ATGAGCACAGGGATCTGGTCGGCAGCGTCAGGCGCGGTGGTTCAGTCCTATTCGCTGGACATACACGCGAACAACGTCGCCAACGCGACCACTCCAGGCTTCCGTTCGGATCGCGCGGTGTTTCGCCAAGAGCTGGCCCGCGCCACAGGATCCATCGGCTCGAACAGCATGCGCTATGCAGTGGTGCGCAGCTCCGCACCGAACCTGATCGCGGGCAGCACCTCTCAGACTGGACGCAGCCTGGACGTGTCCCTGCGAGACCCAGATGCTCTCTTCGTGGTCAGCACGCCCAAGGGCGAGCGCTACACGCGGGCCGGGAGCTTGCAGATGAGCCTCGACGGCACCATCGTCACTCGGGAAGGCCACCCCTACCTGGGTCCTGACCGCAAGCCGATCAAAGTCGATCCTAACGCTGCTGCGGTTGGGGTCGCGAAAGATGGATCCCTGGTGGTAGACGGCGTACCCGGACAGCGACTGCTGACCGTGAAGTTCCCCGAGGGTGCTCTCGACAAGGACAGCGACGTGCTGCTGCAGGCTCGGCCCGGCGGCCCAGCGCCTGCGCTGGTGCCAGCGGACGTGGAACCAGAGACTCTCGAGCTGAGCAACGCGTCGGCCGTGTCCAGCATGACTGGCATCGTCACTGCATCCCGTCAGTTCGAGATGCTCACCCGCGTCATTGACGCTTTCTCGAACATCGACCGCAAGGCCGCGACGGATCTGATGGCCCGCCGCTGA
- a CDS encoding MXAN_6577-like cysteine-rich protein, with protein MSKKSSRGWSAWKAAALVIASSAVFAAAPGCGSDSNTGGGTPGGTGGGFNTGCGNLLSCNGQCVDPQNDPANCGACGTVCQQGQYCTQGQCASTCGGGTIACNGKCVDTAVDPANCGACGTPCQQGEVCSLGQCGIQCAGGTTKCDSDCVDLQTNITHCGSCGNTCKTGEVCAAGTCVGQCPDGSINCGNACVNLLTDKANCGACGKACAAGEDCLTGKCGVCDSNTTDCDNDGWLVADGDCCDKSGFCGANPALVNPGAFEVVGNGIDDNCNGKIDLFDKEDTQTCDDALTSNSNVPKDYAKALGICRDTEETPANKADKTWGLITAEILRADGTPLGDNTAKSIRKTFGNSIKSLEGSSMVVMSSGIASDSTQTNPGPNSGAGPSDSHTPSSSVNIGTCSDPRCIKDWFSTANPPLKAANQLPEAPGCNSTFSTPGEANDSVMIRVRMRAPTNARAFSFNSYFFSTEYPEFVCSSYNDQFVALVDTPGGTPSPIPNPVDKNLLTYTDLGTKSKWPIGINIAKGTGLFAVCDPAVSNSGSFCYESNINAQSCKLGPGDLLGTGFEATTPGDCDVEGGGTYWLTTAGNVVPGGIVELRIVVWDAGDSILDSLALVDGFKWLTNATLPGTG; from the coding sequence ATGAGCAAGAAATCGAGCAGGGGATGGTCTGCGTGGAAGGCGGCGGCGCTGGTGATCGCGTCGAGCGCAGTCTTCGCGGCGGCGCCCGGTTGCGGCAGCGATAGCAACACTGGCGGCGGAACGCCCGGCGGAACCGGCGGCGGCTTCAACACCGGCTGTGGGAACCTGCTGAGCTGCAACGGCCAGTGCGTCGACCCGCAGAACGACCCCGCCAACTGCGGCGCATGCGGGACGGTCTGCCAGCAGGGCCAGTACTGCACCCAGGGGCAATGCGCCTCCACCTGCGGCGGTGGCACCATCGCCTGCAACGGCAAGTGCGTCGACACGGCGGTGGATCCTGCGAACTGCGGTGCGTGCGGGACGCCCTGCCAGCAAGGTGAGGTCTGCTCGCTGGGCCAGTGCGGCATCCAGTGCGCGGGCGGCACCACCAAGTGCGATTCCGACTGCGTCGACCTTCAGACGAACATCACCCACTGCGGCAGCTGCGGCAACACCTGCAAGACCGGCGAGGTTTGCGCCGCCGGCACCTGTGTGGGTCAGTGCCCGGACGGCTCGATCAACTGCGGCAATGCCTGCGTGAACCTGCTGACGGACAAGGCCAACTGCGGCGCTTGCGGCAAAGCTTGCGCGGCGGGCGAAGACTGCCTGACCGGCAAGTGCGGCGTTTGCGACAGCAACACCACGGACTGCGACAACGATGGCTGGCTCGTGGCCGACGGCGATTGCTGCGACAAGTCCGGCTTCTGCGGCGCCAACCCGGCCCTGGTGAACCCGGGCGCGTTCGAAGTGGTGGGCAACGGCATCGATGACAACTGCAACGGGAAGATCGACCTCTTCGACAAGGAAGACACCCAGACTTGTGACGACGCCCTGACCAGCAACTCCAACGTCCCCAAGGACTACGCCAAGGCGTTGGGCATCTGCCGCGACACCGAGGAGACCCCTGCCAACAAGGCCGACAAGACCTGGGGTCTGATCACTGCGGAAATCCTGCGCGCCGACGGCACGCCCCTCGGTGACAACACCGCCAAGAGCATTCGCAAGACCTTCGGCAACTCGATCAAGAGCTTGGAAGGCTCGTCGATGGTCGTGATGTCCAGCGGCATCGCCTCGGACTCCACCCAGACCAATCCCGGTCCGAACAGTGGCGCCGGCCCAAGCGACTCCCATACCCCGTCCAGCTCCGTGAACATCGGCACGTGCTCGGATCCACGCTGCATCAAGGACTGGTTCTCCACGGCCAACCCGCCGCTGAAGGCCGCCAACCAGCTGCCCGAGGCCCCCGGCTGCAACTCGACCTTCAGCACTCCGGGTGAGGCCAACGACTCGGTGATGATCCGCGTTCGCATGCGCGCGCCGACGAACGCCCGCGCCTTCTCCTTCAACAGCTACTTCTTCTCCACGGAGTACCCGGAGTTCGTCTGCTCCAGCTACAACGATCAGTTCGTAGCGCTGGTGGACACTCCCGGAGGCACGCCCTCCCCCATCCCGAACCCCGTGGACAAGAACCTGCTCACCTACACGGACCTCGGCACCAAGAGCAAGTGGCCGATCGGTATCAACATCGCCAAGGGGACGGGCCTGTTCGCGGTGTGTGACCCCGCGGTGTCGAACTCGGGCAGCTTCTGCTACGAGTCCAACATCAACGCGCAGTCCTGCAAGCTGGGCCCGGGCGATCTGCTCGGCACGGGCTTCGAGGCCACGACCCCCGGCGACTGCGACGTCGAAGGCGGTGGCACGTACTGGCTGACGACGGCTGGCAACGTGGTGCCCGGCGGCATCGTGGAACTCCGCATCGTGGTCTGGGACGCCGGCGACTCGATCCTCGACTCGCTGGCGCTGGTGGACGGCTTCAAGTGGCTGACCAACGCCACCCTGCCCGGCACCGGCTGA
- a CDS encoding MarR family winged helix-turn-helix transcriptional regulator, translating to MVSRHEKKKEPRRRRTKADAKPSASERAAELEAAKRASTAQLLFRCARRVNERSLAIASERFGVTLRPSHAALLPHIALEGTRQTELARRLGISKQGTNQLVDELESFGMLERAEDPSDGRAKLVRFTAAGERSLFEGLALLSELERKMRDGIGEGRMDALHDALLHLEEWLDSQE from the coding sequence ATGGTGAGCCGTCACGAGAAGAAGAAGGAGCCGCGCAGGCGGCGCACGAAGGCTGATGCGAAGCCGTCGGCCAGCGAGCGCGCTGCGGAGCTGGAGGCTGCCAAACGCGCCAGCACGGCACAGCTTCTGTTCCGGTGTGCGCGTCGCGTCAACGAACGAAGCCTGGCAATCGCGTCGGAGCGCTTTGGAGTGACGCTGCGCCCATCGCATGCGGCGTTGCTGCCCCATATTGCCTTGGAGGGAACGCGGCAGACGGAACTCGCAAGACGTCTTGGGATCTCGAAGCAAGGCACGAACCAGCTCGTCGACGAACTCGAGAGCTTCGGCATGCTCGAGCGCGCCGAGGATCCGAGCGACGGCCGCGCCAAGCTGGTACGCTTTACGGCTGCGGGCGAACGTTCGCTGTTCGAAGGGCTCGCACTATTGAGCGAGCTGGAGCGGAAAATGCGGGACGGAATTGGCGAGGGCAGAATGGACGCGTTGCACGACGCGCTGCTGCACCTCGAGGAGTGGCTCGACTCCCAGGAGTAG